The following nucleotide sequence is from Bos taurus isolate L1 Dominette 01449 registration number 42190680 breed Hereford chromosome 3, ARS-UCD2.0, whole genome shotgun sequence.
ATCTTGCCTTCTCAAggggtttaaaaatatttccattggGATATGTCATCTGGCTTCCAAGAGTCTAATTTCTTCTCATTCTTGATTTTGAGGGCTCCTTGATTTCTCGATTTTGAGGGCTCCTAAGCTGAGGGCATGGTTGGGAGTGGGACACAGGACACAGATCCTGTCTCCTGGAAGGCTGCTGGCTCGGGGAAGGGACAGAGCCCTGTCCTGAGCTTGTGGCAGTTTCCTGCAGGGCAGGGAGGCTGAGCCAAGTTTGCAAGAGGTCaggtggggagggcagagaggggcCCTTACACAGGTGGGCAGAAGATTCCTGGAGGAAGCACCCACCTGTTGTGGCCTGGCCTCTGCCTGGCCTGCTCTGCTGTGCTCCCTGCCCCCAGATTCTCCACTGTCCCCAGTTGCTTccccctgcatctcctgagttgcCCCCATCCTGGGCCCAGGCCCAGCCACCATGACGGACACACCAGTGGAGGAATCCCTCTTCCAAATCATCCACTGCTACCACGAGTATGCTGCCCGGGAAGGGGATGCAGAGACACTGTCGCTGGAGGAGCTGAAGGCTCTGCTCATGGACAATGTGCCCCGCTTCATGGAGACCTTGGTGCGTGGGGCTGGGTGCGGATACATAAAGTATGGGGTTGCTTGTGGGGCTGGAAGCGATTGGGGTGGGTGAAGGTGCAGGAAGCCATCTCTTAGGAGCACTTCCAGCTAGGGGAGGGGGCGTGTGGGAGGGTGGAGGGCAGGATGTTTTGTGGGAGAAGCGTGGCCCAgcctgggtttattttctgtcctTCCCTCTCCTGAAACTCTCTGCCTGGCCCCACTCCAGACCAAACACAGCTAATCCCTGAAACTCAGTCCTAACCCCAAACCTGTTTGTTCTTCTGCCTGACCTGCTTCTGGAAAGAAAAGGACCTAAATCCTTCCTCTGCCCACAAGCTAGTTCGGTCAGCGACCTTGCCCCACACCTGACCTTTGAACCCTAGGCCCTTCTCCTGGGGTCTATCCAAGCCTCTCTCATCCACCTCCTGGTCCCAGTGGAGGACAGTTTGGGCTGTGGTGGCTGCTGCTAACCTGCGGGGCTGGGAATGTCATTTCCTCTCCCATCTGAGAGGCCAACAGAGTCCCTCCGAGCAGCCTGGGGGCCCAGCCCTGGAATTCAGGCTGGGCTCAGCCACCTCCTCAGGCTTGTGCCTCTCCTCTGTCATCAGCCCCAGCCCTGTGACTACCCAGCTCCTTGGGGACTGCAAAGCTGGCAGAAGTATCTGTCTCCTGGCCCTTGGCGCCCAGCCCCGGGGTCTCTGGACTGTCACGTCCAGAGTACTTCAGGTGGTGCCCAACTCAAGGCCCTCCATTCCAGGAGAGGCACTTCCCCTGGTCATATCTCATGTCCCCTGCCGGCCTCTGGGACACGTTGGAGGAGAGAGCCTCACCCTCTGTTTATTGGAGTGCAGCCTCGAGAGTCACAGGGCAGTGGGACCAGGGTGACTGGCTAGTCCCTGTTTCTGGGAAAACCTTTTCTTTCCAAGGCCAGTTGCCAATGTCATGCGGCTGTGCAAGGACCCCAGAACCTGCACTGGAGGACTCACTGGGCAAACGTAGCAGCCTGGGCCGTGGTCTGAGAGGAGGGAAGCCGGACGTGCCTGCCCCAGGCTGGAGGCCTCCCGTTTCTCAGGTCAACCAAATTTGCGGAGGAGATAAGACAATAAGTAGATGGTGGGGCCATGGGGGAGATGGAAGGGGAGAATTTCCACAGGGATGAGGACTGCTCCCAGGCCCATGGCTGCTGACAATTGCAGCGACCTCCTTCCTGGAGGCTTTCTGAGAGGTTCACCCCAGCTTTCCTGTGCCCACCAATGAAATCCTGCTGACACCTGCTTCACCCCCACTGCTCAGTGAGCCTCCTGCCTGCACCCACCCTCTGAGCTGGACTCCTCCCTGCTGTCCCTTCCACCTCAAATGCCCCTTTCCTCCCTATGCCAGCCCTGAGCGTTGCCTACTTGGGACGTCCCAGCAACTCCAGGGCCCCTAGCTCTGGCCTTCCCCGTCTTTTGTGCTTTCTGGAGGTGACACGGGCACAGAGTCCTAAATAGTTCCCAGGCAGATGACACTGCGTGGAGATATCTGACCCCACCTGGTGCTGGCCCAGCAGTAGCTCTGGAGATGCAGACATGAGGGGCAGGGGGCTCTGCCCTGGAGGCTCCCACTGTGGAGGAGGAAGGCATAGCCTTCTACCCTGACGCCCCTGGGCTGGGCTGTCCCTGCAGGGGAGCTGGCACTTTAGCTAGTGGAGAGATAggcaagtggcgctagtggtaaagacccggCCTGCCCATGCAAgggacccgggttcagtccctgggttgggaagatcccctggaggagggcatggcaacccactccagtgttcttgcctggagaatccccatggacagaggagcctggcgggttatcgtccatggggttgcacagagtcagatatgactgaaccgacttagcccAGAGCCCCTGATGATGGGCAAAGGTGAATTGTGTTGGGCGTGCCCAGTCAACCAGCACATGGAGCCCTGCCTGTACTCTCTGTCTCCCACGCAGCCCCAGGTCCAGTTAGCTGAGGTGCCCCCGACACTGCTGCCTGAACATTCTGCAGCACAGAGGGTCCTGGGCACTGACTGAATGAGGAGTTGTCTCCTGCAAACCCCCTCCAGACAGGGCCAGGCCACACTCTCCCACCGACTGCCCCTGTCCTCCCACCAGCAGGCCGAGGAGCGCCTGGCCTTCACTGCAGGGTGGTGCTGGGGTGCATGGTTGACCCTCTGCTTACTCCTCAGGGCCGGAAGGAGCCGTACTACATCACACAGTTGTTCCGGGCGGCAGACAAGAACCAGGACAACCAGATCTGCTTTGAGGAGTTCCTCTACATCTTGGGCAAGCTGGTGAAGGACTACCACTTGCAGTACCACCGGCAGCTGTGTGCCCATTACTGCACCCAGCACAGCCTCTATTAGGGGGGGTGCGGGGGCCTGCCTAGGGAGCAGGTGTGACCTAGCTGTGGGCAGCTGAAgacagagctgtgtgtgtgtgtgtgtgcagtgaaCGCTGTGAGGGAAGAGAATAAAGCAACTTTGTAAAGACTTCTGGATGTTGCTCAGATCCTGGTTCCGTGGATCTGCTTTGGGCTCAGAAAGAAAGATTTGGTCCTACTCTGAGGATCAGTCATTTTGGGTAGTCTGTGCCCCAGGAGCCCCTGTCTGGGGGAGGAGTCAGCCCTGCCCCAGGAGCCCCTGTCTGAATGAGGAgacagcccctgcccccaggaaCCCCTGTCTGAATGGGGAGACAGCCCTTGCCCCCAGGAGCCCCTGTCTGAGTGGGGAGACAGCCCCTGCCCCAGGAGCCCCTGTCTGAGTGGGGAGATagcccctgcccccaggcacCCCTGTCTGAGTGGGGAgacagcccctgcccccaggcacCCCTGTCTGAGCAGGGAGACAGCCATTACCCCCAGCTTTTTGTCCGAGAGGGTGGAGTCTCTTCTCTCGGGGAGTCAGCTCTCTGACAAGGAAGCCAGGCCTCACCACTGATGTTCTGGTCACTCATTCACTACACATACCTGATTGGACAGGAGCCACGAGGGAAGAAGTTCTCCCAGCTTCAAAAGAGAGCCCCAATAAAGGCGGAGCAGCCGGGACTGGGAAGGGCCCAGGACAGGGTGGGGAAGATGATGCTGGTAATTGACATGGGTGGCAGGTCCATGGCCAGTCGGTGAGGGAAGATTGTGAGGTGGGTTTTCCAGACATTGAGTCAGAGATGGGTCAAACTCAAAGTTGGCAATGCAGCCTGTCAATGAGAAGACTGATGAATGGAATGTGGGTGACTATCAATCAGGGAAAGCTTCCTGGGGAGAGgagggtttggttttgtttttgttaataaataaatgatgatgGATATGGGTGTTGTTCTGACTCTGGGCTATTTGTGActccctcatccctcccagcTCAGACCTGCCCCTGCCCTCTctctgtgttgtttgtttttgtctctcCCTGGAAGCCCAGGAAGCTGATGCACAGTCTCTTGGGGGAGGGTCTCGTCTGCCTTTAGGTCCTGCTGGGTCCATCTTGGTGGGTTTCTTCTCTGAGGATGGTCTGAGAATCCATGTCCTGAGTGCACTGTGATAGAAACAATGAGTTATTTGAAGGAGTGATGGGTAATTTTCTGCACCCCTATGCAGGTGATTGGATACCCCAATCAAGTTATTTAAAGGACTTGGTTTGGTTCCCTCTGCCAACTGGACCTGTGAACCAAACATGGGGAGCAGCGCCCTGCAGGCCAAACTGGAGGCCTTTGTTCCTGATCAGTGGCGCTCAGAAGCAGGCCCTCCGTGGACGCCACGTTCACATACTGGCTGATCTTCAATTCTCATCATCTAGGGGTCAGTGCCACTGGCCCCACTTTCCCTCTGGACCTCCCCTGTGGAAGTGCTTATCCTGCTGCACTGAGGTTATGTGTGGCTGTCTGTATCCTCCTCCAAGACAGGGACCCCGTCCTGTCATCTCTGTGACATGGCCTAACGTCAGCACACAGAGTGGAGCTGGGGCTGTGCAGGAGTGGGGCCTGTGGGCTGGAATCCCATGACCGGGGTCTACGTTGCCTCGTGCAGGCCCTTAGTCACATCCAGAGACTGGGAGACAGTTGGCAGGGTGACGCAGGCCACCCTTGCCCCAGGCCCAGGTGGATCCTCCCTGCCTGTCTCACCTGAAATGTACTGGGTTGCACAGGCATTTGATTACAAAGCGGCGGCTCAGCCCAGCCCTCCTGTCCCTTCCTGGGGGTTTCTCCACCGGCCCTGCATGCTCTGTCCTCATTTCCTTAGCCACGGGCTTGGGCCTGGTGTTGAGACACACAGCCAAGACTGAGCTCTTTCCTGTAAACAGGACTAAGTTCCGTTCCCCCAGGTTGCCCCATGTCCTCCAGTCTGATTACAGGCGCTACCTTTTTCCCCTTGTGCTTGCCCAATTCCTGACACTATCTCCTTCCGGGTCAGCTCAGCCTGGCTCCTGCTCTCCCGGAAGCCCCCAAGGCTGCCTGTCCAGGGAGAGCTTTTCTGGGGCGATGTTTCATGGCCTTGCTGACCAGCAGGCTCCACTGACAAGCACCCGATGCTGGAGGGGATCACGGTTTATGATTCCCTCACTGGACCTGGGGCCTGTTTTCTGTCCTTTCTGGATAAAGGAAGCTGtttccacccggatgttctcagGAGTGGCTTCAAGGCAGGCATCTCCTGAGGGGTCGGGGCCTGGAAAAACATCATCTCCGTCAATCTCGCCATCACCCTCCTTGAGAGAGGTCAGCGTGAATGCCATCCTGGGCTAGTGAACAAACCCGAAGAAGAATCTCAGAAGAAGCCAGCTTGTTCTAAAGTGTGCTTTTGGCATGTAAGCACCAAAACAAAGCCCGTAGGAcctcaggcctcagtttcctcatctgtcaccCAGGGAGAGTTATATCTGTGATGTCCACTTCACAGTGCTATCAGATGAGTTAGTGGATGCAAAAACACTCTGAAAATATGATGTGCTGTTTGGGCTAAGATGTGATTGTGCAGGTCATTGAGAAGTGGGCCTGGACAACCGAAGGTAGGTGTCGAGTGCTTGATCATTGGTTGAAAACTTGTCATATTTGACGTCATAAACAGCCCTATTTTCCTATCAGGAGGTTGACTATCAAGGAAGGCAGACTGTATTTGGTGGGTGGGTCTATATCCTCCTTTGTTCCCAAAACACTATAATTTAAAGTGGCTGGGTATGATAAAGGGAATTTCTGCCTGGGATAAGGGCTTGGTCAAGTGTTcaattcttcattcatttattccctcAGTAAGTATTAATTGAGTACCTAGTATGTACCAGACCCCAGGATATGATGGGGTTTCTGCTCTAAAGGGGCCTTTAGTCTCAAAGAAAAGACAGGCAATAAACAGATGAACTCCAATATAGCAGAGCAAATGCGTGATGCAGAAGAGCTTGGTAGCATGGAGGTGAGGATTCACTCAGCGTTGATAGAGGTGGGGGACAGAGAGTCAGCAATGGACCAGAGCAGATGGTGCCTGGACTGGGTCAGGAAGGATGAGAAGCACTTTATTGGCAGAGAGGTATTCCAGTCAAGTGCAGGAAATGGATGATGTCACAGTAGGTCATGTCACCCAGGTCATTTGAGGCTCTGAACGTTGTGTCTCTAtgggcctcagttccctcatctgtaaagtggaaattATGATAGAACATACTTCATTGGATTATATGAGGGTTAAATGGATTGATGTAAATAAAGCTCTTAAACAATGACAGTGgttcctggcacatggtaagaGCCCAATAAATACCAATCATTATTTTGCTATTGTTTGTTCTTGTTGATTGTCGTTGCTGTTATAGTGTATAGCTGACACTGAGCTGGGTCCCAGGGAGGCAGACACAGgtgacccagtctgggtcctcaAGGGTTCACAGCCCAGCTGGGGAGTCGGACTTATCGACGGGGCAGTGATCACTGTGTACGCTTACACAGTGCTGGCTTACTATGTGCTGCTTTAAAAGCCTCACGTGTTTTTTTGTGTagaaacttttaattaaaatataatatcgATTAATAAAAGCCCACAAGTCATAAATATTTTGCATCTATTTTTAATGCTCACAACGACACTAtcaggcagattttattttgggggagtgGAAGcatttaggattttaaaatatttaaattgtggttatatatatttatatatttatataaccttggagtaggaaatggcaacccactctagtattcctgcctgaaaaattccatggacagaggagcctgctgggctacaatccatggggtcacaaagagtcggacacgactgagctatataaatatgaaagtgaaagtgaagtcactcagttgtgtccgactctttgcgaccccatggactgtagcctaccaggctcctccatccataggattttccaggcaagagtactggagtggggtgccatttccttttctaggggatcttcccgacccagggattgaacccgggtctcctgcattgtagacagacgcttaaccatctgaaccaccagggaagtcatatatatatatgtatctctaacataaaatttaccatcctaACCAGTCTTTAAGTGTCCAGTTCAGTCGTGTTAAATGTATTCCCTTTGTTGTGCATCTGGTCTCCAAAACGCTCATCATCTtggaactgaaactctgtacccaatAAATAATTACCCCCACAGCCCCCTCCTCCTAGACCTTGGAAACCACCACTCtacttctgtttctatgagttcagctactccaggtacctcatataaatggagATACTGGTCTTTTTGAATGTCTTACTTCACTGTCTATCCTCatggttcacccatgttgtatcATGTGtcaagatttttcttcctttttaaaggctgaataatattccattgtatgtacacaccacatttatttatccattcatctgtggatggacactcgggttgcttccacattttggctgttgtgaataacgCTTCTGTGAACATGAGGGTACAAATATCTTTTTGAGActctgctttcaattattttgggtatatacccagaagtggaattgctgcatCAAACGGtaatttggtttttaattttttgaggaaccactcTATTATTTTCCCTCAGGGGCTTCACtactttacattcctaccagcagtgccCACGTCCTTTTCGagacttgttattttctgtttttgttggcagtagatgtatacatatatacatatatcccctccatcctgaacctccctcccacctcagttttcattgggttatttgttttcttttggagttgagttgtaggagttctttctgtattctggatattaaccctttctcatatatatgatttgcaaatattctgtACTGTAGGTTGGAGGTAGACTTTATTGTAATCTCTGTTTAATAATTGAGCTAACTAAAgcacagagagggtaagtaattagcccaaggtcacccagctacaAAGTTAATGACAGAATAAAGCCCAAAGGGCTGCAGGAACATGAAGTAGAGAGAGGCTAATCCCATCTGCTTCCTCTAGGAGGCGATGATGGCTTAGGTCTTGGAGAAGCATAAGGAAAATATTGGTTCAATGTATGAAGGATGGAGAGATGGGAGGGGCTTTCTCAGCAGAGTCATGTTCTTGTCAGATCATGCCCTGGAGCCTGGGATCCTGTCTGCGCTCTGACACATCTGCACTGCGAAACTGTGTGAACCGCTTCACCTTTCTAGGTCTCGGCTTCCGTGTGTATAGATTGAGGGGGCTCTGTGCCCCGACTTTCTGATAGGCATGTTCTGAGGGTCTGAATAGGTTACACGAATGTCAAGTACTCTGTACAAGAGAAATGATCACAAATCTTCAGCACTGGAACCCGGGTTGGGGGGAAGTACTCACTCCTCCTGAAATCCTGGGGGAATTGCCCACCTCCTAGGGTTGAAGCATttctgccttctccaaaagtgccctccttccccacccccacagagttgttttcctctatagcCCAGACTCCTGGGGTCACAGGCACATAATCACTCCAGAGAGGATGGAAGGGTCCCTGCTGTTTATGCGGTGGCTCAGTGCCTCATGCTCGTAGGGGGACCCCAAGCCAGAGTCCATCTCCTGGGACACAgtgccaccccaccccagcctcacaGAACAGAGGTGTTGTGAAGGTGTGGGGACAGCAGCAGAGAAATGGACTTAACGCTTAGCAGCCCACATCCCCACTGAGTCCAGCCACACACATAACAACAATAATGGAAATACTCCACCTTCCGTTACTAAAAACCCAGCAACTAGGACAAGTGTTCTTAACCTGTTGGAGGCCTTTGGACCCTTTTGACAATGTGATGAATGCTGTGGAGGAATGAGCTTATGTGCATGCACTTAAAATGAGGCATTCAACTTCAGTTCTATTTCCgagatgcacagagaagccttgcaAATAACCACAGCAACAGTGGGAGGGACTTAGGAGTGAGCTTCCATGGTTGGCCGTGCCAGGGGACGCTAGCAGCccacaggcagaatctttaccatgccctcttcctggcTTCTCCTCCTGGGCATCACTGCCTGGCACTTGCCTTCCTCCTTCTACCTTTCCTGTGCTCCCCCTCAGGACTTTTCATTCTGCACGGTGATTGCCCCATTCTCCTTGTTGGGAAACTTGAGGCTGTAGCAACACTGGAAGGGAGTAGCTGCCTCTGAGTGGCCCGAGGCCCTGGGCAGCTGGCCAATCCTGGCTGCTATAAAAGGGAGCCGACACTGAGCCCTGCATGTCTTTTGGCAACTCTGTTTTGGGGAGACCTGGTAAGTGGAACTGTGGTCTGTCCGTCACTGAGGGCTTCCCCTGGGGTGGGCTGAGGAGTGCAGCAGCCTTCtcagaggaggggagagaaagctCGCTGGTATCTGGACAGGGTCCAGAGGAACATGAGCCTGGGGTTGAAGAAGGGGCCGAGGGCTCTAGGACTTTTGAGTGAGGGCACGTTTGGGCCCTTCCTGGGCAGAGGATGAGGCCATGGGGAGAGCTGGCAGGCACTGTGTGTGCTTGGGTACCCTGCCGCCTCCCACACCCTCATCTACATCATCCCACCCCTTCCCCTTGTAGCCATAGCCCTCTGCTGGCTTTAGCTACTTGGATGGTGTCATCCAAGGCAAAGccatcccctggggaaggagctTC
It contains:
- the LOC786371 gene encoding protein S100-A15A isoform X2 translates to MTDTPVEESLFQIIHCYHEYAAREGDAETLSLEELKALLMDNVPRFMETLGRKEPYYITQLFRAADKNQDNQICFEEFLYILGKLVKDYHLQYHRQLCAHYCTQHSLY
- the LOC786371 gene encoding protein S100-A15A isoform X1; the encoded protein is MTDTPVEESLFQIIHCYHEYAAREGDAETLSLEELKALLMDNVPRFMETLLPMSCGCARTPEPALEDSLGKRSSLGRGLRGGKPDVPAPGWRPPVSQGRKEPYYITQLFRAADKNQDNQICFEEFLYILGKLVKDYHLQYHRQLCAHYCTQHSLY